The genomic DNA AATGATGATCTGGAAGCCTTCCGCCGCCGCGTCCTTGGCGTCTCGGCAGATGCGCTCGAGGGCGCGCTCCAGAGCGCCTTCCTTGCCGTTGACCGGGAAGGTGCAATCGATGCTGCGCGCCTGGAAGTGGTCCACGTCGATGTGCTTGATCTTCAGCAGGTCCTCGCTGGAGAGAACCGGCTGGCGAATCTCGATCTTGTGGCAGTGGCGCGGCGTTTCATCGAGCAGATTCAAGGAACCGCCGATGTAGCTCTGCAGCGACATGACCATCTCCTCGCGGATCGGGTCGATCGGCGGGTTAGTCACCTGAGCGAAGAGCTGCTTGAAGTAGTTGGAAAGGTGCTGCGGCTTGTCCGACAGCACTGCCAGCGGGTTGTCGGCGCCCATGGAACCGAGCGGCTCCTTGGCGGTGCCGACCATGCCAGCGAGGATGAGATTGAGATCCTCTTCGGTGTAGCCGAAGGCCTTCTGGCGGTTGATCAGCTTGTAGTTGCTTTTTGGAACAACGCTGGACTCGGGAATCGGAAGCTCGTCGAGGGCGATCTTGTAGTCCTTGAGCCATTCGCCGTAGGGCTGGCTGGAGCTGACTTCGCGCTTCACCTCCTCGTCCGAAATGATGCGTCCCTGGGCCAGATCCGCGATGAAGATCTTGCCTGGCTGCAAACGGCCCTTCTTGACCACCTTGGCAGGATCGACCTTCAAGCTGCCGGTTTCGGAGCCCATGACCAGCATGTCGTCGTCAGTCACGAGGAAGCGAGACGGGCGCAGGCCGTTGCGGTCGAGAGTGGCGCCGATGACATTGCCATCGGTGAAGGAAATCGATGCCGGGCCATCCCACGGCTCCATGATGCAGGAGTGGTACTCGTAGAAGGCGCGCTTGATTGGGTCCATGTCTTCCTGGGTCTGCCAGGCTTCGGGGATCACCATCATCATCACGTGGGCCAGCGGACGGCCGCTGAGCACCAGCAGCTCGATCACCATGTCAAGATTCGAGGAGTCCGACATGTGGCGGTCGCAGATCGGGTGCAGCATCTTGAGCTCTTCCTTGCTGAAGTTGGAGCTCTCCAGCAGCACCTCGCGGGCCCGCATCCAGTTGATGTTGCCGCGTACGGTGTTGATTTCACCGTTGTGCGAAAGGTAGCGGAACGGCTGGGCCAAGCGCCAGGCTGGGAAGGTGTTGGTGGAGAAGCGAGAGTGGAACATCGCCAAAGCGGAAACCACCTTCTCGTTCTGCAAATCCAGGTAGTACTCGCGCACCTGCGCCGTGGTGAACTGGCCCTTGTAGGTGATGGTGCGAGAGGACATGGAAATGATGTAGAACTCGTCGCCCACCCCGCTCACCGTGTCGCGAGCCATGTGGATAGCGTAGTTGCGAGCCACATACAGCTTGCGCTCGAATTCCTGATTGGTCAGCTCCTCGGGCTTGCCGATGAAGACCTGCTCGATCTTCGGCTCGGTATCGAGGGAGGACTGGCCGAGAGTGGAGTTGTCCTTGGGAACCTCGCGGTAGCAGATCAGCGAAAGTCCGAGCTTTTCCAAGTTGCGATTCAGCAAGGCGCGACACTCCTCGCGCTGGCTTTCGTCAGCCGGGAAAAACACCATGCCCACGCCGTAGGCGCCCGCTTCAGGAAGACGAATGTCGCGCTTGGTGAGCTCCTCGACGAAGAACTCGTGCGGAATCTGGATGAGCAGACCGGCGCCATCGCCACAGCACACGTCGTAGCCCGTGCCGCCGCGGTGCTCCATATTGGTCAGCATGACCAGCGCGTTCTCGATAATCTCGTGGCTCTTGCGGCCCTTCAAATTTGCCACAAATCCGATGCCACAGCTATCGTGCTCCATCTCTGGGCAGTAGAGCCCTTTCACATTCTCGCGATCGCTGATCATAAGCTTAAAGTGTATTCTGTTCCTTAATCGGTTCTCTATCCGTGGGTTAGATAGCGTTTCTGTTTGGTGTATTAGCTGAGGTTAGCGGGGTTATGAATAAAATTTATTAATCCTTAACCAGATTTAGTATTAGTACCGCTAACCTCGCAAGTGAATTTTCATCAGCAAGAGCGCTGGAAGAAGCGCTGCTGCGTCACCATTGAAGCTCGGCTGCGGAGACAGGAATCCCATGGGAAAGGTTCTTTCCGAAATGGGAGCACACAGTCGACGCGACCGAGAAACGGTCAAGAAAGCCCGCTTCTCTGCACAATCAAAACAGTCTCGGCAACCTGAAAAAGCGCCTTTTGCCGCTGCAAGCTGGTCATTTTTCCCTGATTTCGCCCTAAATGTCGCCTATTCCCGCTTTTCCCCAGAGCGCCTCGCTGAGGTTCGTTAGATTTCCTAATAGATCTACGGCAAGGACTTACCGCTAAAACCGTCTCCGACTGGAGGGGCCGAAACGGGGACTCCGAACGAGCGGCGTAAATCGAAAGCTATTTTTTATATAGTTGCGCGCGAATTGCTAAATCCGTCCCCTCCTCCGCCTCAAGGGAATGAAAAAAGCCGTCCGTTTCCGGAACTCGATTTGCTTCGCCCCTGCCTTCCCCGCAGTCGACCGAGAAGCGAGTCGCTCCAACCGCCTCCGAAAAACGGATTCCACAATCCAATCGGCCGAGAAAGCCTAGCCCCCTCTACCCGGGACGTCTCGCCCCTCAACCGTCCCAAGCGCAACGCGACCGGAACCCGGCGAGCAATGCCTTATTGATCAAACAGATACGCAATTCGCTCTACCAAAAACGATCACACCGATATTGCGTCGTAGACCACAACCCTTTCCCAAAGATGGGAATACTTCTCAACGAAGACCTTATGGATCGGGTGAACCTGATACGCGTCCTGCTGTTCGGCCGACTCGAAGTAAAGAATCTCCGACACGGAAAAGCTGTTGTCGACCACATCACGCTTCTCGGTGCTGGCTGGCACGCCGATGTGAATGCCCTTCACTTCGGGAATATCCTTCAGGCTCCTCAGTCCGGCGATGAGCAAGTCTCGATCCTCCATCGAATCAGGCCGTTTCAGCCAAAAGAAAACGTGATGAACAAGTGGATACCGATCGGTGAAGGCTTGAGGGGCCGCGGCCCCAATTCCCCCTAAAGCAGCCACCGAAGCGGCGCTGGCGATGAAGCGTCTTCTATTCTGGGTCTTCATAGGCATAGTGAAAAAAGACTAGCAGATTTCGCCCTGCCGCCAACCTTCAAACGCCACAAGAGCACTCTTTCGAACAACCAGCCTACCCATGCCTCAAACCGCCATCATCGTGGGAGCTAGCTCCGGCATCGGAGAAGCCCTCGCCCGACAACTCGATAGAAACAACTGGCGCGTCATCGCCACGGGCCGTCGAGTCGAACGCCTCGAACACATCTCTCGCGACTGCTCATCGCGCTTCACCTGTCGATCCATGGACGTGCGACGCATCGAGCCTACTCTCCATCTGATTGACGAGCTTTTCCTCAACTTCGCTCCCATCGACCTCGTGATAATAAACAGCGGTGTCGGCTCCACAAATCCCGAGCTGCTCCGGACGAGCGACGAGGAGATGATCGACACCAACGCTCGCTCCTTCGCTCTCATCGCCGCTCACGTCAACAAGCATTTTCTCGCCCAAGGGCGCGGGCACCTCGTTGGCAATACCTCCATCGCTGGCCTTCGCGGCGGCCCAGCCGTCGCCTATGCTGCAAGTAAAGCCTTCGCCTCCAACTACCTCGAAGGCCTCCGCCTCCGGTCGATCGCTGACAAGAACGGCATCCACGTCACCGATATTCGTCCTGGATTCGTGGATACCGAAATGATCGACAAGTCGAAAGCCTTCTGGGTCGCCTCGCCAGAAAAGGCCGCCCGACAGATCCTCAGGGCCATTGCCCGGCGAAAAGGCGTCGCCTACATCACTCGTCGCTGGGCGCTCATCGCCTTTCTGCTTAAAACGCTGCCGGCAGGGGCGCTGGCTCGCCTGCGGTGAGGCCTGAACCCTAGGGATCAGACCGAAATGATGACAAATCTGTCTCTAATTCCATTGAAATACTCCCGCGAGCGCTCACTGTGCCTCGCTATGACTACTTTTTTCTCTCGCAACGCTCTGCCCGCGCTCATCCAAGGCGGCATGGGCATCGCGATCTCCAACTGGCGTCTGGCCCGCTCCGTGGCTCGCCGCGGCCACCTAGGCGTGGTTTCCGGCACCGCCATCGATCGCGTCGTTGCCTGCCGTCTCCAGGAGGGCGATCAGGATGGGCTCGTACGCCAGGCCTTCGACGCCTTCCCCAATCGAGAAATGGCAGACCGCGTCTACGCTCGCTGGCACCGTCCCGAAGGCTTGCCCGAAGCAGGAGCTTACCGCCCGGTTCCGATGTTCAGCGCCGATCCTCCCGCCCATCTGCTGGAGCTTGCGGTGATCGCCTCCTTCACCGAAGTCTGGCTGGCCAAGCGCTCCGCGAGCGGACCGGTCGGCATCAATCTTCTGGAAAAGATCCAGGCTCCCACCCTGCCGCTTCTCTACGGAGCCTTGCTAGCAGGAGTCGACTACGTGCTCATGGGCGCCGGCATTCCTCGAGACATCCCCTCTCACCTCGACGCGCTTTCCCAGCATCAGCCCTGCTCCTTGAAACTGAAGGTTGAGGGCGGCGAAGACGAATCGATCCCCTTCGACCCGAGCCAGTTCGCTTGCCAAGACACTCCCATCCTCCGCCCGAAGTTCCTCGCCATCGTCAGCTCCCACGTTCTGGCCATGTCCCTCGCTCGCTCCGGCGGCGTGGACGGCTTCGTGGTTGAGGGCCCTACCGCCGGCGGACACAACGCCGGTCCACGCGGCTGGTCGCCCGCCGCCAACGACGAGCCAGTCTACGGGCCCAAGGACGCGGTGAGTCTCGAGCGCATCAAAGCCCTCGGCTTGCCGTTTTGGCTCGCTGGCGGACAAGAGGAGCCGGATGCCCTGCAAAGGGCTCGCGAGCTCGGAGCGGCCGGCATCCAGGTGGGCACCGCTTTCGCTTTCTGCTCCGACTCCGGCATGGATCCACGCGTGCGCCTCAAAGCCCTGGCCGCCACGATCTCCGGACAGATCAAAACCCTCACCGAAGGCCGCGGATCGCCCACTGGATTTCCCTTCAAGGTCCTGCCCCTTCCCGGCACCGAGGGCGGTCGGGCCGCAGCGGAACGCATTCGCCAAAGCTGCTTGCACGGCTACCTGCGCAGCGCCTTTCGCAAGGCGGACGGCACTCTCGGCTGGCGCTGTCCCTCCGAGCCCGAGGAACTCTACGTGGCCAAAGGCGGCAAAGCCGAGGACTGTCCCGATCGACGCTGCCTCTGCAACGGCTTGCTGGCCACCGCCGGCTTCCCCCACAAGCTCAAGGAAGGCGGCACCGAGCTGG from Pelagicoccus sp. SDUM812003 includes the following:
- a CDS encoding Dabb family protein; this encodes MKTQNRRRFIASAASVAALGGIGAAAPQAFTDRYPLVHHVFFWLKRPDSMEDRDLLIAGLRSLKDIPEVKGIHIGVPASTEKRDVVDNSFSVSEILYFESAEQQDAYQVHPIHKVFVEKYSHLWERVVVYDAISV
- a CDS encoding SDR family NAD(P)-dependent oxidoreductase; amino-acid sequence: MPQTAIIVGASSGIGEALARQLDRNNWRVIATGRRVERLEHISRDCSSRFTCRSMDVRRIEPTLHLIDELFLNFAPIDLVIINSGVGSTNPELLRTSDEEMIDTNARSFALIAAHVNKHFLAQGRGHLVGNTSIAGLRGGPAVAYAASKAFASNYLEGLRLRSIADKNGIHVTDIRPGFVDTEMIDKSKAFWVASPEKAARQILRAIARRKGVAYITRRWALIAFLLKTLPAGALARLR
- a CDS encoding nitronate monooxygenase, producing MTTFFSRNALPALIQGGMGIAISNWRLARSVARRGHLGVVSGTAIDRVVACRLQEGDQDGLVRQAFDAFPNREMADRVYARWHRPEGLPEAGAYRPVPMFSADPPAHLLELAVIASFTEVWLAKRSASGPVGINLLEKIQAPTLPLLYGALLAGVDYVLMGAGIPRDIPSHLDALSQHQPCSLKLKVEGGEDESIPFDPSQFACQDTPILRPKFLAIVSSHVLAMSLARSGGVDGFVVEGPTAGGHNAGPRGWSPAANDEPVYGPKDAVSLERIKALGLPFWLAGGQEEPDALQRARELGAAGIQVGTAFAFCSDSGMDPRVRLKALAATISGQIKTLTEGRGSPTGFPFKVLPLPGTEGGRAAAERIRQSCLHGYLRSAFRKADGTLGWRCPSEPEELYVAKGGKAEDCPDRRCLCNGLLATAGFPHKLKEGGTELALVTTGLMENLKRFLAHAEDYDANAVIDYFCGAEAKLPATV